One window from the genome of Epinephelus fuscoguttatus linkage group LG3, E.fuscoguttatus.final_Chr_v1 encodes:
- the LOC125886571 gene encoding prostaglandin D2 receptor 2 isoform X1 has translation MEEERQEERQKEMEERREIEERQEPHRAKMSDMTPTSAVTEGQLFCPLLQMMKEHKLNNNTQANLVVVCIHGLVSCLGILENALVLWVVGFRLQRRTVASVWVLNLAMSDFLATLTLPLFTFYLSSSHSWELGSLLCKIQASIFFVNMFVSAFLLAAISLDRCLLAAKPVWSQNHRSVAGAWKVCVLGWLWAAINTLPYFMFRSVTEKLDGRKLCYHNFALYSSSLERDCKVRQAATAISKLLLAFLFPLVVIAGSYIQLVFSLRNRSRRRKQSAGRLTDALIVSNKDGASGAINTPTTTKTTNIFLKPLASGPCLSMTPATSSPTTPNHTNHSQLSQSFTRMVTFVIAAFVLCWAPYHIFCIIEVTAQYWPEYLHLVEVGLPLATTFAFLNPVLNPILYAFSCPNFSVRIRQSLGALFDGLVEEGGGLLMVPGRSLRAHIRRKSSRDVNLATPGSPTGSQSPSQSPDSQPPFPLPSPSDGLKDTHMENTREESQDEGEHS, from the coding sequence AGCAAAAATGTCAGATATGACCCCCACCTCAGCCGTCACAGAGGGACAGCTGTTCTGTCCCCTGCTGCAGATGATGAAGGAGCACAAACTCAACAATAACACACAGGCCAATTTGGTGGTGGTTTGCATCCACGGTCTGGTCTCCTGCCTGGGAATTTTGGAGAATGCCCTTGTCCTCTGGGTGGTTGGTTTTCGCTTGCAGCGCCGCACAGTGGCCTCCGTGTGGGTGCTCAACCTGGCCATGTCTGACTTCCTTGCAACCCTGACGCTGCCCCTCTTCACCTTCTACCTTTCCTCCTCACACAGCTGGGAGCTCGGCAGCCTACTTTGCAAAATACAGGCTTCCATCTTCTTTGTGAACATGTTTGTGTCAGCCTTCCTACTGGCAGCCATTTCACTGGACCGCTGCCTTCTGGCGGCAAAGCCAGTGTGGAGCCAGAATCACCGCTCAGTAGCAGGAGCatggaaggtgtgtgtgttgggttgGCTGTGGGCAGCAATTAATACATTACCTTACTTCATGTTTCGCTCAGTGACTGAGAAACTGGATGGGAGGAAACTGTGCTATCATAATTTTGCCTTGTATTCATCCTCTCTGGAGAGAGATTGTAAAGTAAGGCAGGCAGCAACAGCCATCTCCAAGTTGCTGCTGGCATTCCTGTTCCCCCTGGTGGTGATTGCAGGAAGCTACATCCAACTTGTTTTCAGCCTGAGGaacaggagcaggaggaggaagcagaGTGCTGGCAGGCTCACTGATGCACTGATTGTGTCAAACAAAGATGGGGCATCAGGAGCTATAAATACACCCACAACCACAAAAACCACTAATATCTTTCTCAAGCCTCTGGCCTCCGGGCCATGTTTATCCATGACACCTGCTACCTCGTCCCCTACTACCCCTAATCACACCAATCACAGTCAGCTGTCCCAGAGCTTCACCAGAATGGTAACATTTGTGATTGCAGCATTTGTACTGTGCTGGGCTCCCTATCACATCTTCTGCATCATTGAGGTAACAGCACAATACTGGCCCGAATATCTCCATTTGGTGGAGGTGGGGCTGCCCTTGGCCACAACCTTTGCGTTCTTGAATCCTGTGTTGAACCCCATTCTGTACGCCTTCAGCTGCCCAAACTTCAGCGTGAGAATACGACAGAGTCTGGGAGCACTGTTTGACGGTCTGgtagaggaaggaggagggctACTGATGGTGCCAGGGAGAAGTTTAAGAGCTCATATTAGGCGGAAGAGCAGCCGAGATGTGAACCTTGCAACACCAGGGTCGCCAACGGGTTCACAATCACCCAGTCAATCACCTGACAGCCAACCACCCTTCCCACTGCCTTCGCCTTCTGATGGCCTCAAAGACACTCACATGGAAAATACCAGAGAGGAATCACAAGATGAGGGGGAACATAGCTGA
- the LOC125886571 gene encoding prostaglandin D2 receptor 2 isoform X2, producing the protein MSDMTPTSAVTEGQLFCPLLQMMKEHKLNNNTQANLVVVCIHGLVSCLGILENALVLWVVGFRLQRRTVASVWVLNLAMSDFLATLTLPLFTFYLSSSHSWELGSLLCKIQASIFFVNMFVSAFLLAAISLDRCLLAAKPVWSQNHRSVAGAWKVCVLGWLWAAINTLPYFMFRSVTEKLDGRKLCYHNFALYSSSLERDCKVRQAATAISKLLLAFLFPLVVIAGSYIQLVFSLRNRSRRRKQSAGRLTDALIVSNKDGASGAINTPTTTKTTNIFLKPLASGPCLSMTPATSSPTTPNHTNHSQLSQSFTRMVTFVIAAFVLCWAPYHIFCIIEVTAQYWPEYLHLVEVGLPLATTFAFLNPVLNPILYAFSCPNFSVRIRQSLGALFDGLVEEGGGLLMVPGRSLRAHIRRKSSRDVNLATPGSPTGSQSPSQSPDSQPPFPLPSPSDGLKDTHMENTREESQDEGEHS; encoded by the coding sequence ATGTCAGATATGACCCCCACCTCAGCCGTCACAGAGGGACAGCTGTTCTGTCCCCTGCTGCAGATGATGAAGGAGCACAAACTCAACAATAACACACAGGCCAATTTGGTGGTGGTTTGCATCCACGGTCTGGTCTCCTGCCTGGGAATTTTGGAGAATGCCCTTGTCCTCTGGGTGGTTGGTTTTCGCTTGCAGCGCCGCACAGTGGCCTCCGTGTGGGTGCTCAACCTGGCCATGTCTGACTTCCTTGCAACCCTGACGCTGCCCCTCTTCACCTTCTACCTTTCCTCCTCACACAGCTGGGAGCTCGGCAGCCTACTTTGCAAAATACAGGCTTCCATCTTCTTTGTGAACATGTTTGTGTCAGCCTTCCTACTGGCAGCCATTTCACTGGACCGCTGCCTTCTGGCGGCAAAGCCAGTGTGGAGCCAGAATCACCGCTCAGTAGCAGGAGCatggaaggtgtgtgtgttgggttgGCTGTGGGCAGCAATTAATACATTACCTTACTTCATGTTTCGCTCAGTGACTGAGAAACTGGATGGGAGGAAACTGTGCTATCATAATTTTGCCTTGTATTCATCCTCTCTGGAGAGAGATTGTAAAGTAAGGCAGGCAGCAACAGCCATCTCCAAGTTGCTGCTGGCATTCCTGTTCCCCCTGGTGGTGATTGCAGGAAGCTACATCCAACTTGTTTTCAGCCTGAGGaacaggagcaggaggaggaagcagaGTGCTGGCAGGCTCACTGATGCACTGATTGTGTCAAACAAAGATGGGGCATCAGGAGCTATAAATACACCCACAACCACAAAAACCACTAATATCTTTCTCAAGCCTCTGGCCTCCGGGCCATGTTTATCCATGACACCTGCTACCTCGTCCCCTACTACCCCTAATCACACCAATCACAGTCAGCTGTCCCAGAGCTTCACCAGAATGGTAACATTTGTGATTGCAGCATTTGTACTGTGCTGGGCTCCCTATCACATCTTCTGCATCATTGAGGTAACAGCACAATACTGGCCCGAATATCTCCATTTGGTGGAGGTGGGGCTGCCCTTGGCCACAACCTTTGCGTTCTTGAATCCTGTGTTGAACCCCATTCTGTACGCCTTCAGCTGCCCAAACTTCAGCGTGAGAATACGACAGAGTCTGGGAGCACTGTTTGACGGTCTGgtagaggaaggaggagggctACTGATGGTGCCAGGGAGAAGTTTAAGAGCTCATATTAGGCGGAAGAGCAGCCGAGATGTGAACCTTGCAACACCAGGGTCGCCAACGGGTTCACAATCACCCAGTCAATCACCTGACAGCCAACCACCCTTCCCACTGCCTTCGCCTTCTGATGGCCTCAAAGACACTCACATGGAAAATACCAGAGAGGAATCACAAGATGAGGGGGAACATAGCTGA